One window of the Pseudofrankia sp. DC12 genome contains the following:
- a CDS encoding LuxR C-terminal-related transcriptional regulator, with amino-acid sequence MAVSVTAGAAGGQDGGHEVLQVAVVEDHEVTRLGFVQALARDRRLRVVADAPSVRQLLESGAEYEVCLADLVGVGTEAEFLELVRRTDVVVCTAAEQWRSLVAPWVRGARAVHGKKVGPVTLADAVWDARHRPFELKPHLAQALTDAVSDCALSVSQDFAQLLALTARGRRVAAVRQQLAMSDERYLAELERLRKLCSSAGLGDLDFISLPLTGPQASPPASQAPEDWAALVTTAERRTLEYCADGFTEHEIAAETGLSYHTVVTQIRHAMDRFGIQSKHADLRLVFAMYVCSRHSRPEALLRRLKAAGAAAPQPRR; translated from the coding sequence GTGGCGGTCAGCGTCACGGCCGGCGCGGCCGGCGGCCAGGACGGTGGCCACGAGGTGCTCCAGGTCGCGGTCGTCGAGGACCACGAGGTCACCCGGCTCGGTTTCGTGCAGGCGCTCGCGCGAGACCGCCGGCTGCGCGTCGTCGCGGACGCACCAAGTGTCCGTCAGCTGCTGGAGTCGGGAGCCGAGTACGAGGTCTGCCTCGCCGACCTGGTCGGCGTCGGGACTGAGGCGGAGTTCCTGGAGCTGGTCCGGCGCACCGACGTCGTCGTCTGCACCGCGGCGGAACAATGGCGTTCCCTGGTCGCACCCTGGGTGCGCGGTGCCCGCGCCGTTCACGGCAAGAAGGTCGGGCCCGTCACGCTCGCTGACGCCGTGTGGGACGCCCGCCACCGCCCGTTCGAGCTGAAACCGCATCTCGCGCAGGCGCTGACCGACGCCGTGAGCGACTGCGCCCTGAGCGTGTCCCAGGACTTCGCCCAGCTGCTCGCGCTCACCGCGCGGGGCCGCCGGGTCGCCGCCGTCCGCCAGCAGCTGGCGATGTCCGACGAACGCTATCTCGCGGAGCTGGAGCGGCTCCGGAAACTCTGTTCCAGCGCCGGCCTGGGTGATCTGGACTTCATCAGCCTGCCGTTGACGGGCCCGCAGGCGTCACCACCCGCGTCGCAGGCGCCCGAGGACTGGGCCGCCCTCGTCACCACCGCCGAACGGCGCACCCTGGAGTACTGCGCCGACGGTTTCACCGAACACGAGATCGCCGCCGAGACCGGCCTTTCCTACCACACGGTGGTCACGCAGATCCGGCACGCGATGGACCGGTTCGGCATCCAGTCCAAGCATGCCGACCTGCGGCTGGTCTTCGCGATGTACGTGTGTTCCCGACACAGCCGGCCAGAGGCCCTGTTGCGCCGGCTGAAGGCCGCCGGAGCCGCGGCGCCACAGCCGCGGCGCTGA
- a CDS encoding ATP-binding cassette domain-containing protein, producing the protein MNAGLAIRGTRAAERGLVVDALTVRYGRAAVVEDVSFAVPAGAIIGLIGPNGAGKTTLIDAITGFIAGADRDGTILLDGLSIEDLPPHERFRRGLARTFQSLELFEDLSVAENLAVAGGTTTDAMTTPGAVSSAVVAAAGTASTGPIVLPPASTGPIAVGKALTGALGRAGKGRPGGVDLAAVATRLPDTLTHDERAALAFGRALAGRPRVVLLDEPAAGLDAPGRAALSARLRGLAAGGTGVLLVDHDVELVFSVCDEVVVLDGGRVVAQGPPEQVRAHPAVRTAYLGAGLDDTAAVPPRQRAPLPGGDTTPAMPGSAAARVQPQQLLAVERVTGRYGGRRRGVLALAGGGVPAGAPVVRDVSLTVAAGEIVALLGPNGAGKTTLIRLIAGLLPPAAGTVTLLGGPTRRQSPDRLARRGLAVVPQGHGSVPTLTARENLRLAARHPSPTAVAPTVSGGLGSARAGERIDAVLDLFPALRELLGRQAGALSGGERQQLALALALVRRPALLLVDEFSFGLAPGIVPPLLDALRRVADETGLGVLLVEQHVSLALRVADRAYVLDRGRIALEDEAAHLIANPGLIEVSYLGSGTAQ; encoded by the coding sequence ATGAACGCGGGACTCGCCATCCGGGGAACGCGAGCCGCCGAACGCGGCCTGGTCGTCGACGCGCTGACCGTCCGGTACGGGCGGGCCGCCGTCGTCGAGGACGTCTCGTTCGCCGTGCCGGCCGGCGCCATCATCGGTCTGATCGGCCCGAACGGCGCCGGGAAGACGACCCTGATCGACGCCATCACCGGCTTCATCGCCGGGGCTGACCGCGACGGCACGATCCTGCTCGACGGCCTCTCGATCGAGGACCTCCCCCCGCACGAGCGGTTCCGGCGCGGGCTGGCCCGGACGTTCCAGTCCCTGGAGCTGTTCGAGGACCTGTCCGTGGCCGAGAACCTGGCCGTCGCCGGCGGCACGACCACCGACGCGATGACCACCCCCGGCGCGGTCTCGTCGGCCGTCGTGGCGGCGGCGGGCACCGCGTCGACCGGCCCGATCGTGCTGCCGCCCGCGTCGACCGGGCCGATCGCGGTCGGCAAGGCGCTCACCGGCGCGCTGGGCCGGGCCGGCAAGGGCCGCCCGGGTGGCGTCGACCTCGCCGCCGTCGCGACCCGGCTGCCCGACACGCTCACCCACGACGAGCGCGCCGCGCTGGCGTTCGGCCGGGCGCTCGCCGGCCGGCCTCGGGTCGTGCTGCTCGACGAGCCGGCAGCCGGTCTGGACGCACCCGGCCGTGCGGCGCTGTCCGCTCGGCTGCGCGGGCTCGCCGCCGGAGGGACCGGTGTGCTGCTCGTCGACCACGACGTCGAGCTGGTCTTCTCCGTCTGCGACGAGGTGGTCGTGCTCGACGGCGGCCGGGTCGTCGCCCAGGGCCCGCCCGAGCAGGTCCGGGCGCACCCCGCGGTCCGCACGGCCTATCTCGGCGCCGGGCTCGACGACACCGCCGCGGTCCCGCCAAGGCAGCGGGCGCCGTTGCCAGGCGGCGACACGACGCCGGCGATGCCCGGCTCGGCCGCGGCTCGCGTGCAGCCCCAACAACTACTTGCCGTCGAGCGGGTCACCGGCCGCTACGGCGGTCGGCGGCGCGGGGTGCTGGCGCTCGCCGGTGGCGGCGTCCCCGCCGGCGCCCCGGTCGTCCGGGACGTGTCGCTCACCGTCGCGGCCGGGGAGATCGTCGCGCTGCTCGGCCCGAACGGCGCCGGCAAGACGACGCTCATCCGCCTGATCGCGGGCCTGCTGCCGCCGGCCGCGGGCACCGTCACGCTGCTCGGCGGCCCCACCCGGCGGCAGAGCCCGGACCGTCTGGCCCGCCGCGGCCTCGCGGTCGTGCCGCAGGGCCACGGCTCGGTCCCGACCCTCACCGCCCGGGAGAACCTGCGGCTGGCGGCCCGTCACCCCAGCCCCACAGCGGTCGCGCCGACGGTCAGCGGCGGGCTCGGTTCCGCGCGGGCCGGTGAGCGCATCGACGCCGTGCTCGACCTGTTCCCGGCCCTGCGGGAACTGCTCGGCCGGCAGGCCGGAGCGCTCTCCGGCGGCGAGCGCCAGCAACTCGCGCTCGCGCTCGCGCTGGTCCGTCGCCCGGCCCTGCTGCTGGTCGACGAGTTCTCGTTCGGCCTCGCCCCGGGCATCGTGCCGCCGCTGCTGGACGCGCTGCGGCGGGTCGCCGACGAGACGGGCCTGGGGGTGCTGCTCGTCGAGCAGCACGTCTCGCTCGCGCTGCGCGTCGCCGACCGGGCCTACGTGCTCGACCGTGGCCGGATCGCCCTGGAGGACGAGGCCGCCCATCTGATCGCCAACCCCGGGCTCATCGAGGTCAGCTACCTGGGCAGCGGTACGGCCCAGTAG
- a CDS encoding ATP-binding protein codes for MIRILLIFRLIHGVQLAITVPGTAGRLHAANLVPAAVLLVLVVAESSWFVAHLIGNRRRSVRPTDQPPPHRPGRPVVYDLRAAQVELASAVLILLSCVLVLPAGIRLDAMAPVVALTTEQITGAAIGSALGLPMRLLVGGTAAVVASYALVVGLVSPGALGHADVLIGISGFVALAYLIRRGARFLLTLASELSDMGERLSEEEQRRMLTVELHNHLGNTFVMFERLDPSDSPGVARTRSAVLVAAERLNTFVATGRFSEKVPLIAMLHRQVGEAELIGLQVELILAGRLTEVTDAVDAAQVNLLEEALRAILINVPRNAGVHEALLHAGLATETGGTRTGADTVELVVTDEGKGFPPEILRQGVSATRSLAGHAERLARWGGTLTLESVPGCTQVTLRLPVSPAE; via the coding sequence GTCTCATCCATGGCGTCCAGCTCGCTATTACCGTCCCCGGGACCGCCGGCCGGCTACACGCGGCGAATCTGGTGCCTGCGGCTGTCCTGCTCGTGCTGGTCGTCGCCGAGTCCAGCTGGTTCGTCGCGCATCTGATCGGTAACCGGCGGCGTTCGGTGCGGCCGACCGACCAACCGCCGCCCCACCGGCCCGGACGCCCGGTGGTCTACGACCTGCGGGCCGCCCAGGTCGAGCTGGCCAGCGCGGTTCTGATCCTCCTGTCCTGCGTCCTGGTCCTCCCGGCGGGTATCCGGCTCGACGCGATGGCACCGGTGGTCGCGCTGACGACGGAGCAGATCACCGGCGCCGCGATCGGTTCCGCGCTCGGGCTGCCGATGCGCCTGCTGGTCGGCGGCACGGCGGCGGTCGTGGCGTCATACGCCCTCGTCGTGGGGCTCGTCAGCCCGGGTGCGCTCGGTCATGCGGACGTACTCATCGGGATATCCGGCTTCGTGGCGCTTGCCTATCTGATCCGCCGGGGTGCGCGCTTCCTGCTGACGTTGGCGAGCGAGCTGTCCGACATGGGTGAGCGACTTTCCGAGGAGGAGCAGCGCCGGATGCTGACGGTCGAGCTGCACAACCACCTCGGCAACACGTTCGTGATGTTCGAGCGCCTCGATCCTTCGGACAGTCCCGGGGTCGCGCGTACACGGTCCGCCGTGCTCGTGGCCGCCGAGCGGCTGAACACCTTCGTGGCGACCGGCCGGTTCAGCGAGAAGGTGCCCCTCATTGCGATGCTGCATCGGCAGGTCGGGGAGGCCGAGCTCATCGGCCTGCAGGTGGAGCTGATTCTCGCCGGCCGGTTGACCGAGGTCACGGACGCCGTCGACGCCGCGCAGGTGAACCTCCTCGAGGAGGCACTGCGCGCGATATTGATTAACGTTCCGCGAAACGCGGGCGTCCACGAGGCCCTGCTGCATGCCGGCCTCGCCACGGAAACCGGCGGCACGCGCACCGGCGCGGATACCGTGGAACTGGTGGTCACGGACGAGGGGAAAGGATTTCCGCCGGAGATTCTCCGTCAGGGGGTTTCGGCGACGCGGTCCCTGGCCGGCCACGCCGAAAGGCTCGCACGCTGGGGCGGGACCCTCACGCTGGAATCGGTCCCCGGCTGCACCCAGGTGACGCTCCGGCTTCCGGTCAGCCCGGCCGAATAG
- a CDS encoding Uma2 family endonuclease, protein MSEEHRAGVEVADGRIVTAAAASTLRRRTARIIANALDTAGGTEWNADVAVEVRLTDAPLTVRRPDVVVYRADAINTSPIRAQHVLCVIELVSRVSQATGRIVGVHRYVRAGISHYWRIEWSATGVPIACTYVLDPASQAYHEEAICSGVVHVTEPFPVTIDLTRV, encoded by the coding sequence TTGTCGGAGGAGCACCGCGCCGGCGTCGAAGTCGCCGACGGCCGCATCGTCACGGCCGCCGCCGCGTCAACCCTGCGTCGGCGGACCGCCCGGATCATCGCCAACGCGCTCGACACAGCCGGTGGGACCGAGTGGAACGCCGACGTGGCAGTCGAGGTCCGGCTGACCGACGCACCGCTTACGGTCCGGCGCCCGGATGTCGTCGTCTACCGCGCCGACGCGATCAACACGAGCCCGATCCGCGCCCAGCACGTGCTCTGCGTCATCGAGCTGGTCTCCCGGGTCTCGCAGGCCACCGGCCGGATCGTGGGCGTGCACCGGTACGTGCGCGCGGGCATCAGCCACTACTGGCGGATCGAATGGTCGGCGACCGGTGTTCCCATCGCCTGCACCTACGTCCTCGACCCGGCCAGCCAGGCATATCACGAGGAAGCCATCTGCAGCGGCGTCGTGCACGTCACCGAGCCGTTTCCGGTGACGATCGATCTCACCCGGGTCTAG
- a CDS encoding ABC transporter permease, whose translation MSTYLAALVLGLGTGAVYAALGLGLVLTYRASGVVNVAHGAFAMYATYQYAELRDVGDVVFPVVGLPPRIHLTDHPTFLLAFLVSLALAGLFGLIGYVLVFRPLRSAPPMSAVVAAVGLMLALQAVAVTQFGSDNRFLDPILPQKPLKVLGATIPSDRLLLAALAIVAGFALWAVSRWTRFGLATRAVAADPDTVALWGFRTELVAAANWVIAAMVAAAAGILIAPIAALNPQSYPLFVVPALAAALVGGLSSFGATVAGALALGMAQSVLYQVQQDVSWLNQQGLRELLPLLLLIGVAVSRGQLVPGRVTSATAATRLPPVGPSTGAARVAAVTAAGVAVGVGALFLLQGTYRLGLERSLAGAVVCLSLVVLIGYAGQLSLAQMSIAGVAGFLLARLQRSLHIPFPIAPLLATAVAAGVGLLLGLVARRVRGIDLAVITLAAGVAIQEAVFANPLVTGGLAGSKVPAPKVFGLNLGLNGPGFPRVQYGLLALVVLAACCYGVARLRGSLFGRRMLAVRANERAASAAGVDVRRTRVLAFGVSAGIAGLGGCLIGYGQGTLSFDSFGVSASLFFLAVIAVGGVTTVSGALCAGLLVPGGLAFTALDDLAGLGKYQSLICGVAVVVLAVLRPAGLAYRRPAVPVTVGAHRAGRAGRDGGLARPAPGWVRTPGGAAPAAEAESPPEQGSPPDGLPESGVSGGTPKEGDAR comes from the coding sequence GTGTCCACCTACCTAGCCGCGTTGGTTCTTGGACTGGGAACCGGTGCCGTCTACGCGGCCCTTGGCCTCGGGCTTGTGCTGACCTACCGGGCCTCCGGCGTCGTCAATGTGGCCCACGGCGCCTTCGCCATGTACGCCACGTACCAGTACGCCGAGCTGCGTGACGTCGGCGACGTCGTCTTTCCCGTCGTCGGCCTGCCACCGCGAATTCATCTGACCGACCACCCGACGTTCCTGTTGGCGTTCCTGGTGTCACTCGCCCTGGCCGGGCTGTTCGGGCTGATCGGCTACGTGCTGGTGTTCCGGCCGCTGCGTTCGGCGCCACCGATGAGCGCGGTGGTCGCCGCCGTCGGCCTGATGCTTGCCCTCCAAGCCGTGGCCGTCACCCAGTTCGGCTCGGACAACCGTTTCCTGGACCCGATCCTCCCGCAGAAGCCGCTGAAGGTGCTGGGCGCGACCATTCCCAGTGACCGGCTGTTGCTGGCGGCGCTCGCCATCGTCGCCGGGTTCGCGCTGTGGGCGGTCTCGCGCTGGACCCGGTTCGGTCTCGCCACGCGGGCCGTGGCCGCCGATCCGGACACGGTGGCCCTGTGGGGTTTCCGCACCGAACTCGTCGCCGCGGCGAACTGGGTGATCGCGGCCATGGTCGCCGCCGCCGCAGGCATCCTGATCGCTCCGATCGCGGCGCTGAACCCGCAGAGCTACCCGCTGTTCGTGGTGCCCGCGCTCGCGGCGGCGCTGGTCGGCGGCCTTTCCTCGTTCGGTGCGACGGTTGCCGGGGCGCTCGCGCTCGGGATGGCGCAGTCCGTGCTCTACCAGGTCCAGCAGGACGTCAGTTGGCTCAACCAGCAAGGCCTTCGCGAGCTGCTGCCACTGCTGCTGCTGATCGGTGTCGCCGTGTCGCGCGGGCAGCTGGTGCCGGGCCGGGTGACGTCCGCGACGGCGGCCACCCGGCTGCCGCCGGTGGGCCCGTCGACGGGCGCGGCCCGGGTGGCGGCGGTGACGGCGGCGGGTGTCGCCGTCGGCGTCGGCGCGCTGTTCCTGCTGCAGGGCACCTACCGCCTCGGGCTCGAACGCAGCCTCGCCGGCGCCGTCGTCTGCCTGTCGCTCGTCGTTCTGATCGGCTACGCCGGGCAGCTCTCGCTGGCGCAGATGTCGATCGCCGGCGTCGCCGGCTTCCTGCTCGCCCGGCTGCAGCGCAGCCTGCACATCCCGTTCCCGATCGCCCCGCTGCTGGCCACCGCGGTGGCCGCGGGCGTCGGCCTGCTGCTGGGGCTGGTCGCGCGGCGGGTGCGGGGCATCGACCTCGCCGTCATCACACTGGCCGCCGGCGTGGCGATCCAGGAGGCGGTGTTCGCCAACCCGCTGGTCACCGGCGGTCTGGCTGGTTCGAAGGTGCCAGCGCCGAAGGTGTTCGGCCTCAATCTCGGCCTCAACGGGCCGGGCTTCCCCCGCGTCCAGTACGGGCTGCTCGCGCTCGTCGTGCTGGCCGCCTGCTGTTACGGGGTGGCCAGGCTGCGCGGCTCGCTGTTCGGGCGGCGCATGCTCGCCGTGCGGGCGAACGAACGGGCGGCGTCCGCGGCCGGTGTGGACGTCCGCCGCACCAGGGTCCTCGCGTTCGGGGTCTCGGCCGGGATCGCCGGGCTCGGAGGCTGCCTGATCGGCTATGGCCAGGGCACCCTGTCGTTCGACTCCTTCGGGGTCAGCGCCTCGCTGTTCTTCCTCGCCGTGATCGCGGTGGGCGGGGTGACGACCGTGTCCGGGGCGCTGTGCGCGGGCCTGCTGGTGCCGGGCGGGCTGGCGTTCACCGCGCTGGACGACCTGGCCGGCCTGGGCAAGTACCAGTCGCTGATCTGCGGCGTCGCGGTGGTCGTCCTCGCGGTGCTGCGTCCCGCGGGCCTGGCCTACCGCCGTCCGGCGGTGCCGGTGACGGTCGGAGCGCATCGGGCCGGCCGGGCCGGCCGCGACGGTGGCCTCGCCCGCCCGGCGCCGGGCTGGGTGCGGACTCCGGGCGGCGCGGCTCCGGCCGCTGAAGCGGAGTCCCCACCAGAGCAGGGGTCCCCACCTGACGGGCTGCCCGAGTCCGGGGTGTCCGGCGGGACCCCGAAGGAAGGCGACGCCCGATGA
- a CDS encoding ABC transporter substrate-binding protein yields MALAIVLAGCTSQRGGGSGGAGGTGATPATTPTGAPLLLGYVTEENSALGSFPETRVAAQAATAYANSELDGVKGRPIKLVTCATNGSPESSQDCANKLVAQHPVAVIGGIDLGAETAMPIYEQAQIPYVSGSPQLNGELNSKNSFSLTGGSAAELLGIVDYLTAVKKAHSVHALYVDLPGLLTIAVNSSKTILKSKGVTDIQLLSEKSDAADFAPALSHVAAGNPDAIVIVFQAQACARIVQAASALAIKTPMYLIGSCATPAVAKAAGGRTDNLVFASGYLPPAADTQEPAAAEFAKRVPTDQQTSGSEGSFSSVLVVREMLADLPDPTPAALATALRATKDHPNVMAHPFSCDSKAIPILPSICNSAVRLTTWNGKGFTDLTGNWIDGGPLASVVTG; encoded by the coding sequence ATGGCGCTGGCGATAGTCCTCGCCGGCTGCACGAGCCAGCGTGGCGGGGGATCCGGCGGCGCCGGTGGAACCGGCGCGACGCCGGCCACGACGCCGACCGGCGCACCGTTGCTGCTCGGCTACGTGACCGAAGAAAACAGCGCGCTCGGCTCGTTCCCGGAGACCCGGGTCGCCGCCCAGGCGGCGACGGCCTACGCGAACAGCGAGCTGGACGGGGTCAAGGGCCGGCCGATCAAACTCGTCACCTGTGCGACGAACGGCTCACCCGAGTCGTCCCAGGACTGCGCGAACAAGCTGGTCGCGCAGCACCCGGTCGCGGTGATCGGCGGGATCGACCTCGGTGCCGAGACCGCCATGCCGATCTACGAGCAGGCGCAGATCCCCTACGTGAGCGGGTCGCCGCAGCTCAACGGGGAACTCAACTCGAAGAACTCGTTCTCGTTGACCGGCGGTTCCGCGGCCGAGCTGCTCGGCATCGTGGACTACCTGACGGCAGTGAAGAAGGCGCACAGCGTGCACGCGCTTTACGTCGATCTGCCGGGACTGCTCACGATCGCGGTCAACTCGTCGAAGACCATCCTGAAATCCAAGGGCGTCACCGACATCCAGCTGCTGTCGGAGAAGTCCGACGCGGCCGACTTCGCGCCGGCCCTCAGCCATGTCGCGGCCGGGAACCCTGACGCGATCGTCATCGTCTTCCAGGCCCAGGCCTGCGCCCGGATCGTGCAGGCCGCCAGCGCGCTGGCCATCAAGACGCCGATGTACCTGATCGGTTCCTGCGCGACGCCGGCCGTCGCCAAGGCCGCCGGCGGGCGCACCGACAACCTGGTCTTCGCCTCCGGTTACCTGCCCCCGGCGGCGGACACGCAGGAGCCGGCCGCCGCCGAGTTCGCCAAGCGGGTGCCGACCGACCAGCAGACGTCCGGCTCCGAGGGCTCGTTCTCGTCGGTGCTGGTGGTGCGCGAGATGCTCGCCGACCTCCCGGACCCGACGCCGGCCGCGCTGGCCACGGCGCTGCGGGCCACCAAGGACCATCCCAACGTGATGGCCCATCCGTTCAGCTGTGACAGCAAGGCGATCCCGATCCTGCCGTCGATCTGCAACTCGGCGGTCCGCCTGACGACCTGGAACGGCAAGGGCTTCACCGACCTCACCGGCAACTGGATCGACGGCGGCCCGCTCGCCTCGGTGGTCACCGGCTGA